In the genome of Streptomyces violaceoruber, the window GTGCGGGCCACCGACCGGACCGGCGAGGTGCAGACGGACAAGCGCACCCGCACCGTGCCCGACGGCGCCAGTGGACGGCACTCGGTGGTGGTGACCGTGGACTGACGCCCCACCGGGCGGCAAGCGTTTTCTGTCCACTGTATTGACGTGTACGCGCCGTAGTGAGTTTCATGGGGTAGACGTGGGAGCGCTCCCACGCATGCGCCGTTCCCGGTTCCCCCCATCCGCACTACTCAGCCCTGGAGTCGCCGTGCGCCCAGCGAGACGCGATACACCGAGAACCCTCCCGGCCCGCCTGCTGACCGGACTGGCCGCGCTGATCGGGCTGGTCGTCGTCGGCGCCCTCTGTCCGGGCGCGGCCCTGGCCCAGTCGCCCGCGGCGCGGTCCGCCGGAGTCCCGTCGGCCGGCGCGCAGGCGGCCGGCCTGCACATCGGTGACGGCCGGCTGCTGGAGGGCAACGGCAACGACTTCGTCATGCGCGGGGTCAACCACGCCCACACCTGGTATCCCGGCGAGACGCAGTCGCTGGCGGACGTCAAGGCGCTGGGCGCGAACAGCGTCCGGGTCGTCCTCTCCGACGGGCACCGCTGGAGCGAGAACGGCCCGGCGGACGTCGCCGCCGTCATCGAGCAGTGCAAGGCCAACCGGCTCATCTGCGTACTGGAGGTGCACGACACCACCGGCTACGCCGAGGACGCCGCGGCCGGCACGCTCGACCACGCGGCCGACTACTGGATCGGCCTCAAGGACGTCCTGGCCGGCCAGGAGGACTACGTCATCGTCAACATCGGCAACGAGCCCTGGGGCAACACCGACCCCGCCGGCTGGACCGAGCCGACCGTCGCGGCCGTCAAGAAGCTGCGCGCCGCCGGGCTCCAGCACACGATCATGGTGGACGCCCCCAACTGGGGCCAGGACTGGCAGGGCGTCATGCGTGCCAACGCACGGTCCGTCTACGACGCCGACCCCACCGGCAACCTGATCTTCTCCATCCACATGTACAGCGTCTTCGACACCGCCCAGGAGATCACCGACTACCTGAACGCGTTCGTCGACGCCGAACTGCCCATCCTCATCGGCGAGTTCGGCGGACCCGCCGACCAGTACGGCGATCCGGACGAGGACACCATGATGGCCACCGCCGAGCAGCTCCGCCTCGGCTACCTGGCCTGGTCGTGGAGCGGAAACACCGACCCGGTCCTCGACCTGGCGCTCGACTTCGACCCGAGCAGGCTCAGCGGCTGGGGCGAACGCATCTTCCACGGCGTCAACGGCATCGCCCAGACCTCCGAGGAGGCCACCGTCTACGGCGACGGCGCCCCGGACGACACCGAGGCCCCGACGGCACCCGGCACCCCGAGCGCCACCGCGGTCACCGACACCTCCGTCACGCTCGGCTGGGCCGCCGCCACCGACGACACCGCGGTCAGCGGATACGACGTCGTCCTGGTCGGCGACGGCACCAGCAGCACGGTCGCCTCCTCGACCACCACCACCGCCACCGTGACCGGACTCACCGCCGACACCACCTACACCTTCGCCGTCCACGCCCGTGACGCGGCGGGCAACCGGTCCGCACGCTCGGCGACGGTGGAGGTCACCACCGACGGCGGCGGCACACCCGGCGGCGCCTGCTCCGTCGGCTACCGCGTCGTGGGCGAGTGGCCCGGCGGCTTCCAGGGCGAGATCGCCGTCCGCAACACCGGAAGCGCCGCCATCGGCCCCTGGACACTCGCCTTCGCCTTCGCGGACGGCCAGACCGTCACGAACATGTGGGGCGGCACCGCCACCCAGGACGCCGGCGCGGTGAACGTCGCCCCGGCCTCCTACACCGCCACCATTCCGGCCGGCGGCACGGTCACCCTCGGCTTCACCGCCCGCAAGGGCGACACCAACACCGCCCCGGCCGCGTTCCGCCTGAACGGGGCCGCCTGCGCCACGCCGTGACCGAGGGGAGGGTGCGGGCGAGGAACGTCACCACGACACCTCGCGGACGTCGGCCCGGCTCTGCGGCTGCGTCGTGGCGGTGATCTCAGAACGGTGACGGCTCGCCTCGAAGGTCACCGCGAGGGTCTGCGGCGCACTCTGCTCCGTACGCACCGTGAAGCCCTGGTTCGGCACCGCCGAGATCAGGCACACCCCGTCACCGCCGAACCGCACGGTCGCCTTGCCGCCCTCGGAGGGCACCGTGTACACCCCCGCCCCGCCCTCCTCGCACCCCGGGGCACCCGCGCCCGCGGGCGGCCGCGGCGCCGTGGTGCGGGGGCTCGGCGTCGGCGTGGGGGTCACGGTCGCCTCCGGCTCCGTCGGCTCCGCGCTGGTGCGGGACGGGGACGGGCTGGGCGTGCGGCTGGTGGGCGAGGGGCTGGGCGTGGCCGTCACGGTCCTGGACACGGTCGGCCGGGGCGGGGCCGGGAGCTCCTTCGGCGCCGTCTGCGCGACCGGCGCGGTCGGCCGGGTCGACCCCACCACGAAGTGGATCGTGATGATGACAGCCGTGACACTGGCCGCCGTGCAGGACAGCCAGATGATCAGGTAGCGCAGGAGGCGGGACACGACACCATAGTGACGGACCGGCTAACGTGCCTGCCCATGGCCTCCGTACTTGTCGTCGAGGACGACCCCGTGATCCGGGCCGCGCTGATCGAGGTCCTCACCGGACACGGCTACGCGGTCAAGACCGCACACCAGGGTTTCGAGGCGCTGCGCGACATCACCCAGAGCCCGCCGGACATCGTCGTGCTCGACCTCGGGCTGCCCGACCTCGACGGACTCGACGTGCTGCGGATGATCCGGGGCATATCCCGCGTCCCGGTGCTGGTCGCCACCGCCCGCGACGACGAGACCGAGATCATCCGGCTGCTCAACGCGGGCGCCGACGACTACATGGTCAAGCCCTTCTCCGGCGGTCAGCTCGCGGCCCGGCTCGCCGCCGTGCTGCGCCGCTCCGCGCCCGCCGGCCTCCGGGCGGGCCGTCCGCCCGTCCTTCGGGTCGCCGACCTCCGCATCGACCCCACCGCGCGCACCGCCCATCTCGCCGGCCGGGAACTCCCCCTCACCCGCAGGGAGTTCGACCTGCTCGCCTACCTCGCCGCCCACGCCGACCAGGTCATGTCGCGGCAGCGGATACTCGCCGAGGTGTGGCAACAGCCGTACGTCGAGGACCAGACGGTGGACGTCCATCTCTCCGCACTTCGCCGCAAAATGGGTGAGAAGGCGCGAAAGCCGCGCTATCTCCACACCGTGCGAGGGATCGGCATCAAGCTGGTCAGCGCGCCATGAGACGAGCCCTCGCCGGGATCGCCCTGGCCGTCACCTCCATGGTGGCGCTGTCGTTCCTCGTCCCGCTCGCCCTCCTCGTGCGCGAACAGGCCCGTGACCGGGTCACCACCGCCGCCGAGCAGCGCGCCGCGGCCCTCTCGCCGGTCCTCGCCCTCACCACCCGCCGCGCCGACGTCCAGCAGGCCGTCGCGGAACTCGGCTCCGCCGACCAGCTGGTCGTCCGGCTGCCCGACGGCGGCTTCGTCGGCACCCCGCACGCGCCCGAGGAGGCCCTCGACCGGGCCGTACGGGGGCGGGAGACGCTCGCGGTGGACACCGCGGACGGCTGGGCCTACCTGCAGCCCGTCGTCCTGCGGGGCGACCGGGTCGCGGTCGTCGAGGCCTACGTGCCCGCAGCCGACCTCACGCGGGGGGTGACGGCCTCCTGGGGTGTGATGGCACTGCTCGCCGTGGGCCTGGTGGGCGGCTCGGTGCTGGTCGCCGACCGGCTGGGCGCCCGGGTGGTGCGCTCCTCCCGGGGCCTCAAGCGCGCCTCGCTCGCCCTCGGCTCCGGCGATCTCGGGGTCCGGGTGGAACCGGACGGCCCGCCCGAGCTCCAGGAGGCCGGAGCGGCGTTCAACACCATGGCCGACCGGGTCGTCGACCTGCTCGCCGTCGAGCGGGAACTGGTCGCCGACCTCTCGCACCGGCTGCGCACCCCGCTGACCGCCCTGTACCTGGAGGCGGACCGGATGGGCGCGACACCGAGCGCCCTGAGGGTCACGGAAGCTGCCGGACAGCTCGAACGCGAGCTGGACTCGATCATCGCGGCGGCGCGTACCCCCCTGGCGGCGGCACAGCTGGCCGGGACCGGGGCGGGCACGGCGAAACCGTGCGACGTCGCCGAGGTGGTCGCCATGCGCCTGGACTTCTGGTCGGTCCTCGCCGCCCAGCAGGACCGGCCGTTCGAGCGCTCCCTCACTCCGCGTCCGGCCCCCGTGGCCTTCCCCGAGGACGACCTCGCCGCCGTCGTCGACGCCCTGATCGGCAACGTCTTCCGGCACACCCCGCAGGGCACCCGCTTCGTCGTGCGCGTGGAACGCCGGGACCGGCACGTGCGCCTCACGGTCGACGACGCCGGGCCGGGCGTCGCGGACCCCGAGGCGGCCCTCACCCGGGGCGTCAGCGTGGGCGGTTCCACGGGGCTCGGCCTGGACATCGTGGCCCGGGCGGCCCGTACGGCGGACGGCGAACTGACGATCGCCCGCGCGCCGCTGGGCGGCGCGCGGGTGACGGTGTCGTTCGCGCTGGCGGACGCGCGGGCGGCCGGGGACGGTGACCGGTGACGTCCTGGCGGCGGTGACCGGTGACCGGTGACCGGTGTCGCGGGCCGCGGTGACCGGTGTCAGGCGGGTCGCGGCGACCGGCGTCAGCGACCGGTACCGAAGTCCTGCGTCCACCAGGGGCCGCCGTCGCCGAAGTGGACGCCGACGCCCAGCTCCTTGAAGGAGCAGTTGAGTATGTTCTCGCGGTGGCCGGGGCTGTTCATCCAGGCTTCCATCACCGAGGCGGCGTCCGCTTGGCCCTGGGCTATGTTCTCGCCCAGCGCCGACCACTGGTAACCGGCGGCCTCGACCCGGCTCGCCATCGTGGAGCCGTCGGGACCCGTGTGGGACATCACACCACTGCTCGCCATGACGTCGCTGTAGTCGTCGGCGGCCCGGGTCAGCCTGCTGTTCGCGGTGACCGGGGAGCAGCCCGCCGCGGCCCGCTCCTCGTTGACCAGGGCGAGGACCTGTGCCTCCGCACCGCCCGTCGAGCCGGAACCCGGACCCGAGCCGGAACCCGAGCCGCCGGACGACCCCGAACCGCTGCCGGACCCGCCGCCACCGGACCGGTCGCCGCCGCTCTTCGCGGTGGCCCGGACGGGAGCCTTGGAAGCCGGCGCGGAAGCCTTGGGGGCACTGGTCGCGGGGCTCGCCGTCTTCGTCGGCGTCCTCTTCGGCTCGGCACTCGGGCTCGGCGAGCGGCCGGCCGTGGCGCTCGGACTCGCCGACGCGGAGGCGAGCGGTGCCGCACCGCCTGCCGCTTCCTCGGCGTTCGACGCCTGGTCGGCGGCGTTCGCGGTGACCCGGTCGGAGGCCCCGCCGTCGTCGCCGTCGCCGACGGCCAGGGTGATTCCGACGCCCGCGGTCAAGGTGACGGCACCGAGTGCCAGCGCGGCACCGCGGCTCCTGAGCCCGCCGCGCGGGCGGGCGTGGGAGCGGGACGGGCGAGAGGCTCGGCGGGAACCCATACGCAGGACACCTCGGCTTGTCGGTCGGCTGGCGGAGCCCCCGTACCCGGTGGACGCGACCGCGCCCACCGGGACTGTGGGGGGTGTTCGAGAGCCTAGGACGCGACCGGCGTGGAAACGCCCGTTCGAAGGTCATCTTCAGAAAGCCTTAAAAGAGCCGCCAAAGTCCGTTGAGGATGCCCGGCACCCCGTTTCGCCCCGTCCGGTCCCTTACGCGCCCGCCGCCCGCCACCCTCGGTCGGCCCCGGGGCGCTTCAAGGTGAAGGGGGGACACGGGTGCTCGCAGGAGCCCGTCCCGTGCTCCCGATGCTCCGCCGTCCCTCCGCCCCCGGCGCTTACCGTGCCGCCCGGCCGGACAGCCTGTCCGCGTGCACCGGCAGGTCGCCGGACACCACCGGCGCGCCCGGGGAACGGGTCCTCCCGCCCACCGCCTCCGGGCGCGCCGTGCACCGACCGAGGAGGTACCGGACATGCCGTCCACCGCCGACGAACGACAGCTGCTCGACGAGCTGCGTGACCTGCTCGCCGCCACGGTCGAGGACCTGACCGTGGAGGAGATCGGCCCCGACTCCTCGCTCCAGGACGACCTGGGCGTCGACTCGCTGGCCCGGCTGGAACTGGTCGCCGCGATCGAGGACCGCTGGCAGATCGAGGTCCCCCAGGAGCAGGCGGACCGGCTCACGACGGTGCGGCAGATCGCCGCCCACCTCGCCGAGGCCGTCGCCGCCCCCGCCGGCGGCACCGCGTGAGTCCACGACACGCGGCCGGCCCGGCCCCCGGGGAGCGGGCCGCCGTCGTCACGGGGCTGGGGCTGACCACCTCGCTGGGCGGCGACGTCCCCTCCACCTGGCGGGCCCTGCTGGACGGCGGGTGCGGCGTCGAACGCGTCGACTTCGGCGAGCCGGCCGGGCCCGCACAGGTGTACCTCGCGGCCCCGGCCGCGGTCGACCCCGGGACGGTCCTGTCGTCCGCCAAGGCGGCGCACTGCGACCGCTCGGCGCAGTTCGCCCTCGTGGCCGCCCGCGAGGCCGTCCGCGACGCGGGGTTCCCCGACCCGTCCGCGCTCGCCGGGGACGGGTCGCGGGTGGCCGTGGTCGTCGGGGTGGGGCTGGGCGGCCTCACCAGCGTCCTGGAGCAGGACCACCGCCTGCGGACGCAGGGCGCGGGGCGGGTGAGCCCGCGCACCATCCCGGTCATGCTGCCCAACCACGCGGCCGCCGAAGTGGGGCTCATGGTGGGCGCGAAGGCCGGGGTGCACGCGCCCGTCAGTGCCTGCGCCGCCGGTGCCGAGGCCCTCGCCCAGGCCCTCGGCATGATCCGGGACGGCCGCGCGGACATCGTGGTCGCGGGCGGCACCGAGGCCGCGCTGCATCCGCTGGTCCTGGCCGGGTTCGCGCGGCTGCGGGCCCTCTCCCGGCGCCACGACGATCCCAAGGGGGCCTCCAGGCCCTTCGACGCCGACCGGGACGGCTTCGTGATGGGGGAGGGCGCCGGCATGCTCGTGGTCGAGAGCGCCGCGCACGCCGCCGCCCGCGGCGCCCGCGTCCACGGCCGGCTCACCGGGGCGGGCATCACCAACGACAGCCACCACGTGGCCCAGCCGGCGCCCGGCGGTCCGGGCTGCGCGGCGGCCGTCGACGCCGCACTGCGCGACGCGGGGCTCGTGCCGGAGCAGATCCAGCACGTCAACGCCCACGCCACCGCCACACCGCTCGGCGACCTCGGCGAGGCGCAGGCGCTGCACAGCGTCTTCGCCAAGGGCGTGGACGACGTCACGGTCAGCGCCACCAAGGGGGCCTTCGGACACACCCTCGGTGCCGCCGGAGCCATCGAGGCCGTCCTCACCGTCCTCGCCCTGCGGGACAGAACGGCACCGCCGGCCTGCAGCCTCGAACGGGTCGACCCCGAGATCGGCCTGAACGTCGTCGGCCGCGACCCGGCGGCACTGCCCTGCGGGCCCCTCGCGGCCGTCAGCACGAGCATGGGCTTCGGCGGGCACAACGTCGCGCTCGCCTTCGCCGACGCCTCATGACGGACGACCGTCCGGCCCCCACCGGCGGCACACCGCGCACCGTGCTGATGTGCCCCGGCCAGGGGGCCTACCTCCCGGGCGCCCTGCGTCACCTGAGCGGGGTCCCGTCGGTCTCGCGGGTGCTGGGGACGGTCGACGCCCACGGCACCGCACTCGGCTCCACCCGCACCCCCGTCGGCCGGCTCCTCACCGACAGCGCCGCGCCCGACCCCGACCTGCTCCTGCGCACCGACCCCCTCGCCTTCGACCTGGCCACCTACGCCGCCGTGGTCGCCTCCGCCGCCGTCCTGCTCGATCTCGCGACGCCGCCCGTCCACGCGGTGCTCGGCCACAGCGTGGGCGACCTCGCGGCGCTCACCGTGGCCGGGGTCATCACGATCGAACAGGGCGTGCGGCTGCTGCACGTCCGCGACCGGCTGCTGCGCGACGCCGCACTGCCGGCGGCGGGCCTGCTGGCCACCGACCTGAGTGCCGAGCCGGCGGCCGACCTGCTGCGCGCCGAGGGCCTGCCGCAGGTGCGGATCGCCGCCCGCAACGCCCCCAGCCAGACCGTCCTTGCGGGACCCGACGACCAGTTGGCCGCCGTCCGGAGCGCGGCCCGGGCGCTCGGCCGCCGCGCCACCCCGCTGACCAGCCGCACCGCCTACCACCACCCCCTGCTCGCCGAGGTGCAGCGGGCCTTCCGGCGCCTCCTGCGCGCCCAGCCCGTCGCCCCGCCCACGCTCCCCGTGTACACGGCCGCCGCGCCGGGGCCCGCCCGCACCCCGGCCCAGCTGCGCACGGTGGCGGCCGCCCACCTCTCCGAGCCGCTCGCCTTCCACCGGACGCTGTGCGCGCTGCGCCTGGCCGGATTCACCACCTACCTCGACAGCGGCCCCCGGGCGCTGCTGAGCACCCTGGCCCGGGCCGGCCTGCCCGGCTGCACCACCGCCGCCCCCTCCCGCACACCGGCCGGCCTCGACCGCATCCGCCTGCGCCTGACCGCCGCCCTGCGGTGACGCGGCCGGGAGTGGCCCGGCTCACATGGCGTACGGAGGGCGGCGCCGACACCATGGTCTCGTCACCCGGCAGGCTGAAGGGATCAAGAATGTTCCGCAAGGTGCTGGTCGCCAACCGCGGTGAGATCGCGATCCGTGCGTTTCGGGCGGGCTACGAGCTCGGCGCGCGCACCGTCGCCGTCTTCCCGCACGAGGACCGCAATTCGCTGCACCGGCTCAAGGCCGACGAGGCCTACGAGATCGGGGAGCAGGGGCATCCCGTCCGCGCGTACCTCTCCGTGGAGGAGATCGTGCGCGCCGCCCGCCGTGCGGGGGCCGACGCCGTCTACCCGGGCTACGGCTTCCTGTCCGAGAACCCCGAACTCGCCCGCGCCTGCGAGGAGGCCGGGATCACCTTCGTCGGTCCCAGCGCCCGGATCCTGGAACTGACCGGCAACA includes:
- a CDS encoding cellulase family glycosylhydrolase, producing the protein MRPARRDTPRTLPARLLTGLAALIGLVVVGALCPGAALAQSPAARSAGVPSAGAQAAGLHIGDGRLLEGNGNDFVMRGVNHAHTWYPGETQSLADVKALGANSVRVVLSDGHRWSENGPADVAAVIEQCKANRLICVLEVHDTTGYAEDAAAGTLDHAADYWIGLKDVLAGQEDYVIVNIGNEPWGNTDPAGWTEPTVAAVKKLRAAGLQHTIMVDAPNWGQDWQGVMRANARSVYDADPTGNLIFSIHMYSVFDTAQEITDYLNAFVDAELPILIGEFGGPADQYGDPDEDTMMATAEQLRLGYLAWSWSGNTDPVLDLALDFDPSRLSGWGERIFHGVNGIAQTSEEATVYGDGAPDDTEAPTAPGTPSATAVTDTSVTLGWAAATDDTAVSGYDVVLVGDGTSSTVASSTTTTATVTGLTADTTYTFAVHARDAAGNRSARSATVEVTTDGGGTPGGACSVGYRVVGEWPGGFQGEIAVRNTGSAAIGPWTLAFAFADGQTVTNMWGGTATQDAGAVNVAPASYTATIPAGGTVTLGFTARKGDTNTAPAAFRLNGAACATP
- a CDS encoding response regulator transcription factor, coding for MASVLVVEDDPVIRAALIEVLTGHGYAVKTAHQGFEALRDITQSPPDIVVLDLGLPDLDGLDVLRMIRGISRVPVLVATARDDETEIIRLLNAGADDYMVKPFSGGQLAARLAAVLRRSAPAGLRAGRPPVLRVADLRIDPTARTAHLAGRELPLTRREFDLLAYLAAHADQVMSRQRILAEVWQQPYVEDQTVDVHLSALRRKMGEKARKPRYLHTVRGIGIKLVSAP
- a CDS encoding sensor histidine kinase: MRRALAGIALAVTSMVALSFLVPLALLVREQARDRVTTAAEQRAAALSPVLALTTRRADVQQAVAELGSADQLVVRLPDGGFVGTPHAPEEALDRAVRGRETLAVDTADGWAYLQPVVLRGDRVAVVEAYVPAADLTRGVTASWGVMALLAVGLVGGSVLVADRLGARVVRSSRGLKRASLALGSGDLGVRVEPDGPPELQEAGAAFNTMADRVVDLLAVERELVADLSHRLRTPLTALYLEADRMGATPSALRVTEAAGQLERELDSIIAAARTPLAAAQLAGTGAGTAKPCDVAEVVAMRLDFWSVLAAQQDRPFERSLTPRPAPVAFPEDDLAAVVDALIGNVFRHTPQGTRFVVRVERRDRHVRLTVDDAGPGVADPEAALTRGVSVGGSTGLGLDIVARAARTADGELTIARAPLGGARVTVSFALADARAAGDGDR
- a CDS encoding CAP domain-containing protein, encoding MGSRRASRPSRSHARPRGGLRSRGAALALGAVTLTAGVGITLAVGDGDDGGASDRVTANAADQASNAEEAAGGAAPLASASASPSATAGRSPSPSAEPKRTPTKTASPATSAPKASAPASKAPVRATAKSGGDRSGGGGSGSGSGSSGGSGSGSGPGSGSTGGAEAQVLALVNEERAAAGCSPVTANSRLTRAADDYSDVMASSGVMSHTGPDGSTMASRVEAAGYQWSALGENIAQGQADAASVMEAWMNSPGHRENILNCSFKELGVGVHFGDGGPWWTQDFGTGR
- a CDS encoding acyl carrier protein — its product is MPSTADERQLLDELRDLLAATVEDLTVEEIGPDSSLQDDLGVDSLARLELVAAIEDRWQIEVPQEQADRLTTVRQIAAHLAEAVAAPAGGTA
- a CDS encoding beta-ketoacyl-[acyl-carrier-protein] synthase family protein translates to MSPRHAAGPAPGERAAVVTGLGLTTSLGGDVPSTWRALLDGGCGVERVDFGEPAGPAQVYLAAPAAVDPGTVLSSAKAAHCDRSAQFALVAAREAVRDAGFPDPSALAGDGSRVAVVVGVGLGGLTSVLEQDHRLRTQGAGRVSPRTIPVMLPNHAAAEVGLMVGAKAGVHAPVSACAAGAEALAQALGMIRDGRADIVVAGGTEAALHPLVLAGFARLRALSRRHDDPKGASRPFDADRDGFVMGEGAGMLVVESAAHAAARGARVHGRLTGAGITNDSHHVAQPAPGGPGCAAAVDAALRDAGLVPEQIQHVNAHATATPLGDLGEAQALHSVFAKGVDDVTVSATKGAFGHTLGAAGAIEAVLTVLALRDRTAPPACSLERVDPEIGLNVVGRDPAALPCGPLAAVSTSMGFGGHNVALAFADAS
- a CDS encoding ACP S-malonyltransferase, with product MTDDRPAPTGGTPRTVLMCPGQGAYLPGALRHLSGVPSVSRVLGTVDAHGTALGSTRTPVGRLLTDSAAPDPDLLLRTDPLAFDLATYAAVVASAAVLLDLATPPVHAVLGHSVGDLAALTVAGVITIEQGVRLLHVRDRLLRDAALPAAGLLATDLSAEPAADLLRAEGLPQVRIAARNAPSQTVLAGPDDQLAAVRSAARALGRRATPLTSRTAYHHPLLAEVQRAFRRLLRAQPVAPPTLPVYTAAAPGPARTPAQLRTVAAAHLSEPLAFHRTLCALRLAGFTTYLDSGPRALLSTLARAGLPGCTTAAPSRTPAGLDRIRLRLTAALR